The Nostoc sp. 'Peltigera membranacea cyanobiont' N6 genome contains the following window.
ATTATTGCTCACCAGCAAGAGCAAAGCAGTAGCTACAAAGCACTGCGGGATGTAATTGCTGATGGTGCTACATCTTTTGCCAAGGCATTTATCAAACCTAGTGGCAAAAAAATGCCCAACCCAACGCGGGAAGAATTTTGGGCATTAAAAGATATTTCCTTTGAGATTCAACAAGGTGAAGCCATTGGTGTGATTGGACGCAATGGTGCTGGTAAATCCACCCTTTTAAAAGTTTTGAGCCGGATTACCGAACCGACAAAGGGACGTATCGCCATTAAAGGGCGAGTAGCAAGCTTATTAGAAGTAGGGACGGGATTTCACCCAGAACTTACAGGACGAGAGAACATTTATCTCAATGGTTCCGTTTTGGGGATGAGTAGAGTTGAAATTAAAAAGAAATTTGATGAAATAGTAGCTTTTGCTGAAGTTGAGAAGTTTTTAGACACGCCAGTAAAGCGCTATTCATCAGGAATGTACGTCCGCCTTGCTTTTTCTGTTGCAGCCCATTTAGAACCAGAAATTTTAATTGTCGATGAAGTTTTAGCTGTAGGTGATTCAGCCTTTCAGAAGAAGTGCTTGGGGAAAATGGGTGATGTAGCCACCAAAGAAGGACGAACAGTTTTATTCGTCAGTCATAGTATGCAAGCGATCGCCCAACTCACCAAACGTTGCATCCTGCTTTCTAAAGGTAACATTCAGTTTGATGGTCATACTGGCAAAGCAGTGCAATTATATCTGGCTGGCCAGAAAGATGAGTCTGCATCACCAGCATATTACCAAGCCCCTATCACCAAAACTGGCAATCATGTAGCTTGGGTAAGGGCACACACCTCTGAAGAAGAAGGAATCCACTGTTGGGGAAACCCGATTACCTTTGAGTTTGCTCTACATGTAACTGAACCCCATGAAAGTCTGCGTTTTTCTTTTCAGATAGTAAATTTTTTACAACAAGCTATTTGTATCTTCTGGTTTTTCGAGTCTGATGCTCCGTTTTGTCGAGAGCCAGGAATATTTATTCTCAGATGTGAAATTCCCAAATTTAGATTATACATGGGTTCTTACACCTTAACTACATGGTTTTCTAACCGTCGTAGCGAGACTCTGCTAGAAAATCTGAAGGAAATTTGCCCATTTGAAGTAACTATGCATACTTTTGAACGTCCAGAATATCAATGGCAAGCTGATGAGTGTCTTTATTTAGAAGATGCTATTTGGCAAACCGTGGAAAAGCATTAATTTGAAGGCAGATTAAGTAATGGCAGTAAATGATGATGTCAAGTTAGGCAAAAACGTAAAGATTTTTCATCCTCATCTTGTAAACCTATACGGTTGCGTTATTGGTGATGATACAAAAATTGGTACATTTGTGGAGATTCAGAAAGATGTCACGATAGGAAGTCGCTGTAAAATTTCATCTCACAGTTTTTTGTGTGAAGGAGTTGTATTAGAAGATGAAGTGTTTATTGGTCATG
Protein-coding sequences here:
- a CDS encoding ABC transporter ATP-binding protein, producing MSENMISVENLSKKYIIAHQQEQSSSYKALRDVIADGATSFAKAFIKPSGKKMPNPTREEFWALKDISFEIQQGEAIGVIGRNGAGKSTLLKVLSRITEPTKGRIAIKGRVASLLEVGTGFHPELTGRENIYLNGSVLGMSRVEIKKKFDEIVAFAEVEKFLDTPVKRYSSGMYVRLAFSVAAHLEPEILIVDEVLAVGDSAFQKKCLGKMGDVATKEGRTVLFVSHSMQAIAQLTKRCILLSKGNIQFDGHTGKAVQLYLAGQKDESASPAYYQAPITKTGNHVAWVRAHTSEEEGIHCWGNPITFEFALHVTEPHESLRFSFQIVNFLQQAICIFWFFESDAPFCREPGIFILRCEIPKFRLYMGSYTLTTWFSNRRSETLLENLKEICPFEVTMHTFERPEYQWQADECLYLEDAIWQTVEKH